From the genome of Gracilibacillus salitolerans, one region includes:
- the rapZ gene encoding RNase adapter RapZ, whose amino-acid sequence MGRQSEETKLVIITGMSGAGKTVAVQSFEDLGYYCVDNLPPALLPKFLELMKDATNNIQKVALVMDLRGREFFDTLFEALDTLGQEEWLEEHILFLDANDHVLVSRYKETRRSHPLAQDGLPLEGIHAERKILDELRGRAQHFIDTSKLKPKELREEIVQRYSKKDQEIFSVHTVSFGFKYGLPIDADLVFDVRFLPNPHYVEQMRPLTGLNTEVSSYVFKWSDTQKFLEKTIDLLQFMLPQYKREGKSQIVIAIGCTGGQHRSVAIAEHLAKHFQKNYVTHVSHRDIKKRKE is encoded by the coding sequence ATGGGGAGACAATCTGAGGAAACAAAACTAGTTATTATTACTGGGATGTCAGGTGCAGGTAAAACAGTCGCCGTTCAAAGTTTTGAAGATCTTGGTTATTACTGTGTTGATAACCTTCCACCAGCACTCCTGCCGAAATTCCTTGAACTCATGAAAGACGCCACAAATAATATTCAAAAAGTAGCACTGGTAATGGACTTACGGGGCCGAGAATTTTTTGATACATTATTTGAAGCACTAGACACGCTTGGCCAAGAAGAATGGCTAGAAGAACATATATTATTTCTAGATGCGAATGACCATGTTCTTGTATCCCGTTATAAGGAAACACGACGTTCTCATCCATTGGCCCAAGACGGACTACCACTAGAAGGAATTCATGCCGAACGAAAAATTTTGGATGAACTCCGCGGACGAGCACAACATTTTATTGACACATCCAAATTAAAACCAAAAGAATTGCGCGAAGAAATTGTGCAACGCTATAGTAAAAAGGACCAAGAAATATTTTCGGTCCATACTGTTTCTTTTGGATTTAAGTATGGATTGCCAATCGATGCAGACTTAGTATTCGATGTCCGTTTCTTACCGAATCCACACTACGTGGAACAAATGCGACCGCTCACGGGTTTAAATACGGAAGTTTCTTCTTATGTGTTTAAATGGTCTGATACACAGAAATTTTTAGAGAAGACGATCGACTTATTGCAATTTATGCTTCCGCAATATAAACGTGAGGGAAAAAGCCAGATCGTGATTGCGATTGGATGTACTGGAGGACAACACCGATCGGTTGCAATTGCCGAGCATCTAGCAAAACATTTTCAAAAAAATTATGTCACACATGTCAGTCATCGTGATATAAAGAAACGAAAGGAATAA
- a CDS encoding acyltransferase has product MRKTDRYRVHGANSLWHVYKTVPFWKVIKNFIVIQLARYTPFLKLKNAMYRSFLRMDVGNKTAFGLMVMIDIMFPEKIHVGDNTVIGYNTTILAHEYLIEEYRLGEVRIGEEVMIGANSTVLPGVTIGDRAVVAAGTVVHKDVEAGTFVAGNPMRVIYTKEEMQERKQNDAFFQKADDRT; this is encoded by the coding sequence ATGCGAAAAACAGATCGATATCGTGTCCATGGTGCCAATAGTTTGTGGCATGTCTATAAAACTGTCCCTTTCTGGAAAGTCATCAAAAACTTTATTGTTATTCAGCTTGCTAGATACACACCTTTTCTAAAACTGAAAAATGCTATGTATCGCAGCTTTTTGAGGATGGATGTCGGAAATAAAACAGCATTTGGACTAATGGTCATGATAGATATTATGTTTCCGGAAAAAATTCATGTTGGGGATAATACGGTAATCGGTTATAACACCACGATTTTAGCTCACGAATATTTAATTGAAGAGTATCGTTTAGGGGAAGTCCGTATTGGTGAGGAAGTAATGATTGGCGCCAACAGTACTGTTTTACCTGGAGTAACGATAGGTGATAGAGCGGTTGTCGCAGCAGGAACGGTTGTACATAAAGATGTCGAAGCTGGAACCTTTGTAGCGGGTAACCCTATGCGGGTAATCTATACGAAAGAAGAAATGCAGGAGCGTAAACAAAACGATGCTTTCTTCCAAAAAGCTGATGATCGAACATGA
- the lgt gene encoding prolipoprotein diacylglyceryl transferase yields the protein MACEAPALNPVFLQLGPLSIYWYGLIIATGAFIGLWIATREADRLGVKKDYIVDLVVFAIPISILSARVYYVIFEWDRYVGEPWWKVFAIWEGGIAIHGALIGAVLTAIIYTRVKKLSFWLIADITAPSIILAQGIGRWGNFMNQEAHGGPISEATYQNFHQNLPDFIMNQMCIEGAMYHPTFLYESVWNILGFILLLILRKYSLRRGEMFLTYVIWYSIGRFFIEGMRTDSLYIVGDLRTAQFISILLIVGAVIILIYRRNKGLADRTYQGKKITQDKKK from the coding sequence TTGGCATGTGAAGCTCCTGCGCTTAATCCTGTTTTCTTACAATTAGGTCCATTATCGATCTATTGGTATGGTTTGATTATCGCAACTGGTGCCTTTATAGGGCTATGGATTGCGACGAGGGAAGCAGATAGATTAGGTGTAAAGAAAGATTATATTGTCGATTTAGTAGTGTTTGCAATACCGATTTCTATTTTATCTGCACGAGTATACTATGTAATTTTTGAATGGGATCGTTATGTAGGAGAACCTTGGTGGAAAGTGTTTGCCATTTGGGAAGGTGGTATTGCCATCCATGGTGCATTAATTGGTGCAGTGTTAACGGCTATCATTTATACTCGAGTGAAAAAGTTATCTTTTTGGCTAATTGCTGATATTACAGCGCCAAGTATTATATTAGCACAAGGAATTGGCCGTTGGGGTAACTTTATGAATCAGGAAGCACACGGTGGACCTATTTCAGAAGCTACATATCAAAATTTCCATCAAAACCTGCCAGATTTTATTATGAATCAAATGTGTATTGAAGGGGCAATGTATCACCCAACCTTTTTATATGAATCGGTTTGGAATATCCTTGGTTTTATATTATTATTAATATTGCGCAAATACTCATTGCGTCGTGGTGAAATGTTCTTAACTTATGTAATATGGTATTCAATCGGACGTTTCTTCATTGAAGGGATGAGAACCGATAGTTTATATATTGTTGGTGATCTGAGAACAGCGCAGTTTATTTCGATATTGTTAATAGTCGGTGCAGTAATTATTCTGATCTACCGTCGTAACAAGGGCTTAGCTGACCGTACGTATCAAGGCAAGAAAATAACACAAGATAAGAAGAAATAA
- the ppaX gene encoding pyrophosphatase PpaX, with the protein MKVKTILFDLDGTLINTNELIIASFSHTLEKYGDRTYTREEILDFIGPPLADSLKKVNPEKVEEMMVAYREHNYANHEKYVEAYPTVVDTIKKLKESGFQLGIVTTKLSDTAKLGLKITGMDQLFDILIGLDDVDNAKPHPEPILKAIDELKANPMTTMMVGDNYHDIEAGHNAGVQTVGVAWTIKGRKILEDHDPDYMLEEMSDLLKIVGVE; encoded by the coding sequence ATGAAAGTAAAAACGATTTTATTTGATTTAGATGGAACGTTAATCAATACGAATGAACTGATTATCGCTTCCTTTAGCCACACACTGGAAAAATACGGAGATCGTACGTATACGAGAGAAGAAATCCTCGATTTTATTGGACCGCCATTAGCGGATAGTTTGAAAAAAGTGAACCCTGAAAAAGTAGAAGAAATGATGGTGGCTTATCGAGAGCATAATTATGCCAACCATGAAAAATATGTGGAAGCATACCCAACAGTCGTTGATACCATAAAAAAATTGAAGGAATCAGGATTTCAACTAGGAATTGTCACTACAAAACTAAGCGATACCGCTAAATTAGGTTTGAAGATCACAGGAATGGATCAATTGTTTGATATTTTGATTGGTCTCGATGATGTTGACAATGCCAAACCTCATCCGGAACCAATATTAAAAGCTATCGATGAATTAAAAGCAAATCCGATGACAACGATGATGGTCGGAGATAACTACCATGACATTGAAGCAGGTCATAATGCCGGTGTCCAAACTGTAGGTGTAGCCTGGACGATAAAAGGCAGAAAAATTTTAGAAGATCATGATCCAGATTATATGTTAGAAGAAATGAGTGACCTATTAAAAATCGTTGGAGTGGAATAA
- a CDS encoding aliphatic sulfonate ABC transporter substrate-binding protein: MKKAPLIDLRSFFAIALFGVIIILAVGCSSDSQADQGKPSEIRLDYAYYSPTSLVLKKFEWAKEVFGEEDIDVKWTLSQGSNKAIEFLNSDSVDFGSTAGAAALIAESNDVPLENVYIYSQPEWTALVTNEGSGIETIEDLQGKKVAATFGTDPYIFLVRALDSKGLTIDDIEVVNLQHADGGNALVNGDVDAWAGLDPHMAKHELESGSELFFRDIDLNTYGFLNVREEFAEQHPEYVEKVIELYEKARQWVLDNPDEAAELLAEEAEISVDVAKIQLVERTDFSNPLPGDEHVEAIMAAGNVLKNAGDLEEDDDVEALTNELINPKYAEAVIE, from the coding sequence ATGAAAAAGGCACCATTAATTGATTTAAGAAGCTTTTTTGCCATTGCACTATTTGGCGTTATTATCATCTTAGCAGTAGGCTGTTCATCAGACAGCCAAGCTGACCAAGGGAAACCATCGGAGATTCGTTTAGATTATGCATATTATTCGCCTACAAGTCTCGTGTTAAAGAAATTTGAATGGGCAAAAGAAGTATTCGGCGAAGAAGATATTGATGTAAAATGGACGCTTAGTCAAGGAAGTAACAAAGCGATTGAATTTTTAAATAGTGACAGTGTTGACTTTGGATCAACAGCAGGTGCAGCAGCACTTATTGCAGAATCTAATGATGTACCTTTGGAAAATGTCTATATCTACTCTCAACCTGAGTGGACAGCATTAGTAACAAACGAAGGATCAGGTATTGAGACGATCGAAGATTTACAAGGTAAAAAAGTAGCAGCAACTTTTGGTACTGATCCATATATTTTCTTAGTAAGGGCATTGGATTCAAAGGGATTAACAATCGATGATATTGAAGTGGTGAACTTACAGCATGCCGATGGTGGCAATGCACTAGTTAATGGGGATGTAGATGCATGGGCAGGTCTTGATCCACATATGGCCAAACATGAACTGGAATCTGGATCAGAGTTATTTTTTCGAGATATAGATCTTAATACGTATGGTTTCTTAAATGTTCGTGAGGAATTTGCTGAGCAACATCCAGAATATGTTGAAAAAGTAATTGAATTATATGAAAAAGCTCGTCAATGGGTACTAGATAATCCGGATGAGGCTGCAGAATTATTGGCGGAAGAGGCTGAAATTAGTGTGGATGTTGCCAAAATTCAGTTAGTAGAAAGAACTGATTTTTCTAATCCATTACCTGGAGATGAACATGTTGAAGCTATCATGGCTGCTGGTAACGTGTTGAAAAATGCAGGAGATCTGGAAGAAGACGACGATGTCGAAGCATTAACAAATGAACTAATCAATCCAAAGTATGCAGAAGCAGTAATCGAATAA
- a CDS encoding tetratricopeptide repeat protein, translating to MSNPYQIEGNIIPFIPEGDFYFSKGVEAFQKRKFDLSLKWFKKAIAEKPDNALYKCQTSIVYTEIGSYHLANQLLTKVLATHGEDYIDCYYLIANNYAHLGLLQDAIKYAELYVEKAPDGEFTEEAQSLLEVLDFSEEDDDEDDDEWMLEEEDDLLIYQETAFYHLEREEWEEAIAILEEMIALFPEFSQARHEYHYALFFVGEREEAIAMEEKYLKDHPDALFSCMNLAIFYSHEANEEKLQHYTEMLDNIYPIHEQQKLRIAVTLTQIGLYEKALQRFKMLHKSKLKGHPSYYRWYSTCQYYLGMKEMAQHLWDEGCKQHNILAMQTPPWKWKK from the coding sequence GTGTCTAATCCATATCAAATAGAAGGAAACATCATACCTTTCATACCTGAAGGGGATTTTTATTTTTCAAAAGGAGTAGAAGCTTTTCAGAAACGAAAATTCGACCTCTCCTTAAAATGGTTTAAAAAAGCGATTGCTGAAAAGCCTGATAATGCGTTATATAAATGTCAGACATCGATAGTTTACACGGAAATTGGTTCGTATCATTTAGCTAATCAATTGTTGACGAAAGTACTAGCAACACATGGTGAAGATTATATCGATTGCTATTACTTAATTGCTAATAATTATGCGCATTTAGGATTACTACAGGATGCGATAAAATATGCTGAATTGTATGTAGAAAAAGCGCCTGATGGTGAGTTTACAGAGGAAGCACAATCCTTATTAGAAGTTTTAGATTTTAGTGAAGAAGATGATGATGAAGATGACGATGAATGGATGTTAGAGGAAGAAGATGACCTTTTAATTTATCAGGAAACAGCTTTTTATCACTTGGAGCGTGAGGAATGGGAAGAAGCGATTGCTATTTTAGAAGAGATGATCGCCTTGTTTCCAGAGTTTTCACAAGCAAGACATGAGTATCATTATGCATTATTTTTCGTTGGTGAACGGGAAGAAGCGATTGCGATGGAAGAAAAGTATTTAAAAGATCATCCGGATGCATTGTTCAGTTGTATGAATTTAGCGATCTTTTATTCACACGAAGCCAATGAGGAGAAGCTACAGCATTATACCGAGATGCTTGATAATATTTACCCGATTCATGAGCAACAAAAACTGAGAATTGCTGTGACATTAACTCAAATCGGTCTTTACGAAAAAGCTTTGCAACGATTCAAAATGTTGCATAAATCAAAGCTAAAAGGTCATCCTTCCTATTATAGATGGTATAGTACTTGTCAATATTATTTAGGAATGAAAGAAATGGCACAACATTTATGGGATGAAGGCTGTAAGCAACATAATATCCTAGCCATGCAGACACCTCCATGGAAGTGGAAGAAGTGA
- the whiA gene encoding DNA-binding protein WhiA: MSFAADIKKELTKVESDDCCQQAELAALIRMNGAISFSKNHYSLDVQTENAAIARRIYTLIKSIYQIPVELLVRKKMKLKKNNVYIVRMNEGVKEMLQDMEILVEPLQFIRTISKKYTKKQCCRRAYLRGSFLAGGSVNNPETSSYHLEIYNFHEEHNQSLCDLLNEYDLHARILERKKGFITYIKEAEKITEFLNYIGAHQALFKFEDVRIVRDMRNSVNRLVNCETANLNKTIGAAFRQVENIRFIDKTVGLDALPDKLQEIARLRMEHQDVSLKELGEMVSGGKISKSGINHRLKKIDQFADQIRKEEVTIR; the protein is encoded by the coding sequence TTGTCGTTTGCAGCAGATATAAAAAAAGAATTAACGAAAGTCGAAAGTGATGATTGTTGTCAACAAGCAGAGTTAGCGGCATTGATTCGCATGAATGGTGCCATCTCTTTTTCGAAAAATCATTACTCCTTAGATGTACAAACGGAGAATGCAGCAATCGCACGTCGTATTTATACGTTAATTAAATCTATATACCAAATACCGGTAGAGTTATTAGTACGTAAAAAAATGAAACTTAAAAAAAATAATGTCTATATCGTCCGAATGAATGAGGGCGTAAAAGAGATGCTACAAGACATGGAGATATTAGTGGAACCACTACAATTTATTCGTACGATTTCTAAGAAATATACGAAAAAGCAATGTTGTCGAAGAGCTTATTTGCGAGGTTCATTTTTAGCTGGTGGTTCGGTTAATAATCCAGAAACTTCTTCCTATCATTTAGAGATTTATAATTTCCATGAAGAACACAATCAATCATTGTGTGATTTATTGAATGAATATGATCTTCATGCTCGGATTTTGGAACGTAAGAAAGGTTTCATTACTTACATTAAAGAAGCTGAAAAAATTACCGAGTTCTTAAATTATATTGGGGCACATCAAGCATTATTTAAATTCGAAGATGTAAGAATCGTTCGAGATATGAGAAATTCTGTGAATCGTTTAGTGAATTGTGAAACAGCCAACTTAAATAAGACAATTGGTGCAGCATTCAGACAGGTTGAAAATATCCGTTTTATTGACAAGACGGTTGGGCTGGATGCATTACCAGATAAGCTACAGGAAATTGCAAGGCTGAGAATGGAACATCAAGATGTTTCCTTGAAAGAATTAGGTGAGATGGTATCCGGTGGTAAGATCAGTAAATCTGGCATTAATCACCGACTCAAAAAAATCGATCAATTTGCAGATCAAATAAGAAAAGAAGAAGTCACGATAAGATAA
- a CDS encoding PLP-dependent aspartate aminotransferase family protein yields MTDYKRSTYDPETIHLHGGQAPDPTTGSRAVPIYQSTSYVFHDTEHAERLFALDEPGNIYSRIGNPTVDVFEKRMALLEDGVAAVATASGMSAITLSILNLASAGDEIVAGVNLYGGTYNLFNVTLPRYGINVKFVDPTEPENFKEAITDKTKAVYGEIIGNPGLQVLDVEEVSAIAHDAGIPLIIDNTFATPFGCKPITLGADIVVHSATKWIGGHGTSIGGIIVDGGRFNWNSEKYPAFTEPDPSYNGIRYAVDFGTLAFITKVRVQLLRDFGAALSPFNAFQLLQGLETLHIRVERHNQNAQELAEYLEENEAVEWVRYPGLESHPSHELAKRILNNGFGSIIVFGIKGGRDAGRDLINNVALWSHVANVGDAKSLIIHPASTTHQQLTTEELDKTGVSEELVRLSVGIESVRDIKNDLDQALVKATGIGEEKERQIVVNDEGIIKWALNSPYERYIENGEEVTRQKTLAVVGLSGKEARPSYRLARKMQRLGYKIIPVNPRETEILGEKAYPDLKSVPVDIDVVQVFRSPEAAIEIAKEAIEVNPKVFWLQEGVVSPKAEEVALEGGLQVVHNRCTYKEAQRLRGTISTYACEI; encoded by the coding sequence ATGACTGATTACAAACGTTCAACTTACGATCCGGAAACAATTCATCTACATGGGGGGCAAGCGCCTGATCCAACAACAGGTTCACGAGCAGTACCGATCTATCAATCTACTTCTTACGTGTTCCACGACACAGAGCACGCAGAAAGATTATTTGCACTAGATGAACCTGGAAATATTTATTCCCGAATTGGGAATCCAACGGTAGATGTTTTTGAAAAAAGAATGGCACTATTAGAAGACGGCGTTGCGGCTGTCGCGACAGCATCAGGCATGTCAGCTATTACCCTATCGATCCTTAACCTAGCAAGTGCGGGGGACGAAATCGTCGCAGGTGTTAACCTTTACGGTGGAACGTACAATTTATTCAATGTAACACTTCCACGCTATGGAATTAACGTTAAATTCGTTGATCCTACAGAACCTGAAAATTTCAAAGAAGCTATTACAGATAAAACAAAAGCTGTATACGGTGAAATTATTGGTAATCCTGGATTACAAGTTTTAGATGTAGAAGAAGTATCTGCAATCGCACATGATGCCGGCATACCATTAATTATTGATAATACTTTCGCTACACCATTCGGCTGTAAACCGATCACATTAGGAGCAGACATTGTCGTTCACTCTGCAACAAAATGGATTGGTGGTCATGGTACATCAATAGGTGGAATTATTGTCGACGGTGGACGTTTTAACTGGAATTCTGAAAAATATCCAGCATTTACGGAGCCGGATCCAAGCTACAACGGCATCCGCTATGCAGTAGATTTTGGAACATTGGCATTTATTACAAAAGTTCGCGTTCAATTATTGAGAGATTTTGGTGCAGCTTTAAGTCCATTTAATGCTTTCCAATTGTTACAAGGGCTAGAGACGTTGCATATTCGTGTTGAACGACATAACCAAAACGCTCAAGAGCTTGCAGAATACTTAGAGGAAAATGAAGCAGTGGAATGGGTAAGATACCCAGGACTTGAAAGTCATCCATCCCACGAGTTAGCAAAACGAATCTTAAACAACGGCTTTGGTTCGATTATTGTATTTGGTATTAAAGGTGGACGCGATGCAGGACGTGACTTAATTAACAATGTTGCACTGTGGTCACATGTTGCGAATGTGGGAGATGCAAAATCACTAATTATCCACCCGGCTTCTACGACACACCAACAACTAACAACAGAAGAACTTGACAAAACTGGTGTTTCAGAAGAATTAGTTCGTTTATCTGTAGGGATTGAATCCGTACGAGATATCAAAAATGATTTAGATCAAGCATTAGTAAAGGCAACAGGAATTGGTGAAGAGAAAGAAAGACAAATTGTTGTTAACGATGAAGGTATTATCAAATGGGCATTAAATTCTCCATATGAACGATACATTGAAAATGGTGAAGAAGTAACTCGACAAAAAACATTAGCTGTCGTTGGACTTAGTGGAAAAGAAGCAAGACCTAGTTATCGTCTGGCAAGAAAAATGCAACGACTAGGGTATAAAATCATTCCAGTCAACCCGAGAGAAACAGAAATTCTTGGAGAAAAAGCTTATCCCGATCTAAAAAGTGTTCCGGTTGATATTGATGTTGTACAGGTGTTCCGTAGCCCAGAAGCAGCAATAGAAATTGCCAAAGAAGCAATTGAGGTAAATCCAAAAGTATTCTGGTTGCAAGAAGGGGTTGTATCACCAAAGGCAGAAGAAGTAGCGCTTGAAGGTGGCTTGCAAGTTGTTCATAACCGTTGCACATATAAAGAAGCACAACGTTTAAGAGGAACGATTTCCACATATGCATGTGAAATTTAA
- a CDS encoding gluconeogenesis factor YvcK family protein, protein MSQSDLKKVVVIGGGTGMPVLLRGLKKQPIDLSAIVTVADDGGSSGRLRSEMEMPAPGDIRNVIAALSDVEPMLMDLFQHRFTKGNGLSGHSMGNLLLAAMTSVTGDFYNGIKEISRVLNVKGNIYPIANQNMFLHAEYEDGEVVVGESNIPKANKRIKRVFLQPNPVLPLPEAVLAIREADLVVIAPGSLYTSTLPNLIVPQIGEALRNTKAKVVYVCNVMTQAGETNHYTASDHVQAIMDHIGTGCLQSVIVHNKTIARDVQMVYAEENAEPVKYDLDRLRQMGLEIIEEDIVKELNHSLRHDTDKVAKVLCSLI, encoded by the coding sequence ATGTCACAATCCGATCTTAAAAAAGTAGTAGTTATCGGTGGTGGAACGGGTATGCCGGTTCTTCTCCGAGGACTAAAAAAACAACCAATTGATTTATCCGCTATTGTAACAGTTGCAGATGATGGCGGCAGTTCTGGTCGCTTGCGGTCTGAAATGGAAATGCCAGCACCAGGAGATATCCGTAACGTTATTGCCGCACTTTCTGATGTCGAACCAATGCTAATGGATTTATTTCAACACCGTTTCACAAAAGGAAATGGTCTTTCCGGGCACTCAATGGGTAATCTCTTGTTAGCAGCAATGACATCTGTTACGGGAGACTTCTACAATGGTATTAAGGAAATTTCGCGTGTGTTAAATGTAAAAGGGAACATTTATCCGATTGCCAATCAAAACATGTTTCTTCATGCGGAGTATGAAGATGGTGAAGTAGTAGTTGGGGAGTCCAATATACCGAAAGCTAATAAACGTATTAAACGCGTTTTTCTACAGCCGAATCCGGTACTTCCATTACCGGAAGCTGTATTGGCTATTCGTGAAGCAGATTTAGTCGTGATTGCACCAGGCAGCTTATATACAAGTACATTACCAAACCTGATCGTTCCGCAAATTGGCGAGGCATTGCGCAATACCAAGGCAAAAGTTGTCTATGTATGTAATGTTATGACGCAAGCTGGTGAAACTAATCATTATACTGCATCCGATCATGTACAGGCGATCATGGATCACATTGGTACCGGATGTCTTCAATCAGTTATTGTTCACAATAAAACAATCGCTCGTGACGTGCAAATGGTATATGCCGAAGAAAATGCTGAACCAGTAAAATATGATCTTGATAGGTTACGTCAAATGGGCTTGGAAATTATTGAAGAGGACATTGTGAAAGAGCTTAACCACTCACTACGTCATGATACGGACAAAGTAGCAAAAGTGTTATGTTCGTTAATCTAG
- the trxB gene encoding thioredoxin-disulfide reductase, with product MTGERIYDVIIAGAGPAGMTAAVYTSRANLDTLMLERGIPGGQMANTEDVENYPGYDHILGPDLSNKMFDHAKKFGAEYAYGDIKEVIDHGDYKTIVAGAKEYKTKAVIITTGAQFKKLGIPGEDELGGRGVSYCAVCDGAFFKEKELIVVGGGDSAVEEGVYLTRFASKVTIVHRRDELRAQKILQDRAFNNDKIDFIWDTIVKSINEKDGKVGSVTLFNKKTGEEYEHKTDGTFVYIGMVPLSEPFKSLGVTNEEGYIPTNENMETSVPGVFAAGDIREKGLRQIVTATGDGSIAAQAAQAYIENLEEAVNTPS from the coding sequence ATGACAGGAGAAAGAATATACGATGTTATTATTGCAGGTGCTGGACCAGCTGGTATGACTGCAGCGGTTTATACATCACGTGCAAATTTAGATACATTAATGCTTGAAAGAGGTATTCCAGGTGGACAAATGGCAAATACGGAAGATGTCGAAAATTATCCAGGTTATGATCATATCCTGGGTCCGGATTTGTCGAATAAAATGTTCGACCATGCCAAAAAGTTTGGTGCTGAATATGCGTATGGTGACATTAAAGAAGTAATAGATCATGGTGATTACAAAACAATTGTCGCTGGAGCCAAAGAATATAAAACGAAAGCAGTCATCATTACAACAGGGGCACAATTTAAAAAATTGGGTATCCCGGGTGAAGATGAACTTGGTGGACGTGGTGTATCTTATTGCGCAGTTTGTGATGGAGCATTCTTTAAAGAAAAAGAGCTTATTGTCGTAGGTGGAGGAGACTCTGCTGTTGAAGAAGGTGTATATTTGACAAGGTTCGCTAGTAAAGTGACAATTGTACACCGTCGTGATGAATTACGTGCACAAAAAATACTGCAAGATCGTGCCTTTAATAATGACAAAATTGATTTTATTTGGGATACGATTGTGAAATCAATTAATGAGAAAGACGGAAAAGTCGGCAGTGTTACATTGTTTAATAAAAAGACTGGTGAAGAATATGAGCATAAGACAGACGGTACTTTTGTTTATATCGGAATGGTGCCGTTAAGTGAACCATTTAAATCGTTGGGTGTTACGAATGAGGAAGGTTATATCCCAACAAATGAGAATATGGAAACAAGTGTGCCAGGCGTATTTGCTGCCGGGGATATCCGTGAAAAAGGCTTACGTCAGATTGTAACAGCAACTGGTGATGGCAGTATTGCGGCACAAGCAGCACAAGCATATATTGAAAATTTAGAAGAAGCTGTAAATACACCAAGTTAG
- a CDS encoding HPr family phosphocarrier protein — protein sequence MLEKDVVIAVDPGLQARPAAQFVQKANSFTSEIFIEKDNKRINAKSIMGLMSLALSKGNTIKIITDGSDDQEALDELVNFVAGKK from the coding sequence ATGCTAGAGAAAGATGTGGTTATTGCAGTAGATCCGGGGTTGCAAGCAAGACCGGCGGCTCAATTTGTACAAAAGGCAAACAGTTTTACTTCGGAGATATTTATTGAAAAAGACAACAAACGAATTAACGCTAAAAGTATTATGGGGTTAATGAGTTTGGCTTTGTCAAAAGGAAATACAATAAAGATTATTACGGATGGAAGTGATGATCAGGAAGCATTAGACGAACTAGTCAATTTTGTCGCAGGTAAAAAATAA
- the clpP gene encoding ATP-dependent Clp endopeptidase proteolytic subunit ClpP: MNLIPTVIEQTNRGERAYDIYSRLLKDRIIMLGSGIDDNVSNSIVAQMLFLAAEDPDKDISLYINSPGGSITAGMAIYDTMQFIKPNVSTICIGMAASMGAFLLAAGEPGKRFALPNSEVMIHQPLGGTQGQASDIQIHANRIIEMRKKLNQILADRTGQPIEVIEKDTDRDNFMPAEKAKDYGLIDKVMEKKPSDLN; encoded by the coding sequence ATGAACTTAATCCCTACAGTTATTGAACAAACAAACCGAGGCGAACGCGCATATGATATTTATTCACGCCTTTTAAAAGACCGAATTATTATGTTAGGTAGTGGAATCGATGATAATGTTTCAAACAGTATTGTAGCACAGATGTTATTTTTAGCAGCAGAAGATCCAGATAAGGATATTTCATTATACATCAATTCACCTGGTGGTTCTATTACTGCTGGTATGGCTATTTATGATACGATGCAATTCATAAAACCAAATGTATCAACTATCTGTATTGGTATGGCAGCATCCATGGGTGCGTTCTTATTAGCAGCTGGTGAACCTGGTAAACGTTTTGCATTACCAAACAGTGAAGTAATGATTCACCAACCATTAGGTGGTACACAAGGTCAAGCATCAGATATTCAAATTCACGCTAATCGTATTATCGAAATGCGTAAAAAGTTAAACCAAATTCTAGCTGATCGTACTGGTCAACCAATAGAGGTTATCGAAAAAGACACAGACCGTGATAACTTCATGCCAGCTGAAAAAGCAAAAGACTATGGTCTAATCGATAAAGTAATGGAAAAGAAACCATCAGACCTAAACTAA